A section of the Cydia splendana chromosome 1, ilCydSple1.2, whole genome shotgun sequence genome encodes:
- the LOC134802668 gene encoding uncharacterized protein LOC134802668, whose amino-acid sequence MEALSSDDSCDSEMKNMKSQLTEFGLEDENLSKEEMSDLLKALKNSKSTAVEDEISRQKDDVMECDAAPRKQMKRRYLNVKDRRMPWSVLPSNITQAEKAQALAVYIKMMSINNYRQARLSANFTVWPPPIQIVEETTRVQPVRSTRSGRSVPVYAGFDDDSSDLDFVITKTKKRKISNSDTNDKDGVYSNKVISLKRKPSKDENMRPVKEQKMNAVQECNNETVAVNSLKPKKELFTLIED is encoded by the exons ATGGAAGCCCTATCATCAGATGATAGTTGCGATTCCGAAATGAAGAATATGAAAAGTCAGCTAACCG AGTTTGGATTAGAGGATGAAAacctaagcaaagaagaaatgaGTGATTTATTGAAAGCTTTGAAAAATTCTAAATCAACTGCTGTGGAGGACGAAATCTCTCGACAAAAG GATGATGTGATGGAATGTGATGCGGCACCTAGGAAGCAGATGAAGAGGAGGTATTTAAATGTAAAGGACAGAAGAATGCCGTGGAGTGTGTTACCCAGCAACATCACGCAGGCTGAGAAGGCGCAGGCCCTGGCTgtttacatcaaaatgatgtccATAAACAACTACCGCCAAGCTAGACTATCTGCTAATTTTACTGTGTGGCCTCCTCCGATTCAGATTGTGGAGGAAACCACCAGAGTTCAGCCTGTACGGTCAACAAGGAGCGGACGCTCTGTGCCTGTCTACGCAGGCTTTGATGATGACTCTTCCGATTTAGATTTTGTTATCACTAAGACTAAAAAGAGAAAGATCTCAAACAGTGATACAAATGATAAAGATGGAGTATATTCAAATAAAGTGATTAGTTTAAAACGGAAACCTTCCAAAGATGAGAACATGAGACCAGTAAAAGAGCAGAAAATGAATGCGGTCCAAGAGTGCAATAATGAAACTGTTGCAGTGAATAGTTTAAAACCTAAAAAGGAACTTTTCACTTTAATTGAAGACTGA